A portion of the Intestinibacillus sp. Marseille-P6563 genome contains these proteins:
- a CDS encoding transaldolase family protein: MKYLIDSANPEEIGQALAWGACGITANPSMYRAQKVQILDFLQTYTREELEFLSGEVVADDVQTMLAQAERIAQVDPNIVIKINFSPEGLELCKLLHRRGVRCAMTLIFTVAQAVAAMNAGADYVFPFVGRTDAFAGGDGLQMVEAVQQIASRRGVSVVAASIKSLYQLEALAKMGVPYAALPFALYRQSLMHPLTVDGQKTFAEDWAQMQHSI; the protein is encoded by the coding sequence ATGAAGTATTTGATCGACAGCGCCAATCCGGAGGAGATCGGTCAGGCACTGGCCTGGGGGGCTTGCGGGATTACGGCCAATCCGAGCATGTATCGTGCACAGAAGGTGCAGATCCTCGATTTTCTGCAAACATACACCCGAGAGGAACTGGAATTTTTAAGCGGCGAGGTCGTTGCGGACGATGTACAGACCATGCTGGCGCAGGCCGAGCGAATCGCCCAAGTCGATCCCAACATTGTCATCAAAATCAATTTTAGTCCGGAAGGATTGGAGCTTTGCAAGCTTTTGCACCGGCGAGGGGTTCGCTGCGCGATGACCCTGATTTTCACGGTGGCGCAAGCGGTGGCGGCCATGAATGCTGGTGCCGACTACGTCTTTCCGTTTGTAGGGCGGACCGACGCCTTTGCCGGCGGGGATGGGCTGCAAATGGTCGAAGCAGTGCAGCAGATTGCAAGCCGCCGCGGTGTATCGGTGGTGGCAGCTTCCATCAAAAGCTTGTATCAGCTGGAAGCCCTGGCCAAGATGGGCGTACCGTATGCGGCGCTTCCCTTTGCACTGTACCGTCAGTCCCTCATGCACCCGCTGACCGTGGATGGACAGAAAACCTTTGCAGAAGATTGGGCGCAAATGCAGCATTCGATTTAA
- a CDS encoding Cof-type HAD-IIB family hydrolase, whose protein sequence is MMYQMVCLDLDGTLLNRSRAVSMENRKALIDCLDRGIYIYLVTGRPPCFARWLARQIDPRIRVICSNGAWYQLGSKVVQHPLSSQAVQFLLDILQNSPTTTMFFKNEHHIYTNADHDDRFLYDHLNADLPPEERCDSHTGLSPAQLSDHLDQVVKVLVYEEDRPRLQQIYDQIQAYPTLEPTGCAPVGFDVVATGVDKAHAISLVCDDLHLSMEQVICMGDGDNDIQMLQQAGLGVAMGNADDLVKASADVCAPSNDEDGVAWVLRNYCLTTPNT, encoded by the coding sequence ATGATGTATCAGATGGTTTGTTTGGATTTGGACGGCACGCTGCTGAATCGATCCCGTGCCGTCAGTATGGAAAACCGCAAGGCGCTCATCGACTGCCTGGATCGTGGGATCTACATCTATTTGGTGACCGGACGTCCCCCGTGTTTTGCCCGCTGGCTGGCACGGCAGATCGATCCCCGTATCCGGGTGATTTGCAGCAATGGCGCCTGGTATCAGCTCGGTTCAAAGGTCGTTCAGCATCCCCTGTCTTCGCAGGCCGTGCAGTTCCTGCTTGATATTTTGCAAAACTCGCCCACTACGACGATGTTTTTCAAAAACGAGCACCATATCTACACCAATGCGGACCATGATGACCGCTTTTTATACGACCATTTGAACGCAGATCTACCGCCGGAGGAACGGTGCGATTCGCACACCGGCCTATCGCCGGCACAACTCTCCGACCATCTCGACCAGGTTGTCAAAGTGCTGGTTTACGAGGAAGACCGTCCCCGTTTGCAGCAGATCTATGACCAAATTCAGGCGTATCCCACCCTGGAACCGACCGGTTGTGCACCGGTCGGATTCGATGTCGTAGCAACCGGTGTCGACAAGGCCCATGCGATCTCTCTGGTTTGCGATGATCTGCACCTTTCCATGGAGCAGGTCATCTGCATGGGAGATGGCGATAACGACATCCAAATGCTGCAACAAGCCGGTCTTGGCGTTGCCATGGGCAATGCCGATGATCTGGTCAAGGCCAGCGCTGATGTCTGCGCGCCGTCCAATGACGAAGACGGCGTTGCATGGGTCCTTCGAAACTATTGCCTCACAACACCTAACACCTAA
- the glgA gene encoding glycogen synthase GlgA has translation MKNILFVASECVPFVKTGGLADVVGALPKSLDRTKYDVRVILPDYASIPAKYRSQFRYIHHFYMDLGRLGNVYVGIMTYEMDGITYYFIDNEHYFSGEKPYGDIHWDIEKFCYFSKAALAILPVIDFHPDIIHCHDWQTGVVPVFLHTLFKPNPFYQGIRTIMTIHNLKFQGVWDIQTLKLYTDLPDYVFLPDRMEFKKDANMLKGGLVYADRITTVSNTYAEEIKMPYYGEGLDGLLRAKSDTLSGIVNGIDYDIYNPANDPKLYQTYTTKTFRKGKAANKARLQEELGLPVDPEVMMLAMITRLTDQKGLDLVEWVLGRLLDSRIQFVVIGTGDPRYENLLRHYEWSRKDKVSANIYFNDERAHRLYAAADAMLMPSRFEPCGLTQLISLRYGTVPIVRETGGLRDTVEAYNQFAGTGTGFSFANYNADEMLGTIFYAEQIFYDDRNAWDAMAVRGMEADFSWNESAKKYEALYDSLT, from the coding sequence ATGAAAAACATCTTATTTGTCGCTTCCGAATGCGTTCCTTTTGTGAAAACCGGCGGCCTGGCTGACGTTGTGGGCGCGTTGCCGAAATCGCTCGACCGCACCAAATATGACGTGCGTGTGATCTTACCGGACTATGCGAGCATTCCGGCCAAATATCGCAGCCAGTTCCGCTACATCCATCATTTTTATATGGACCTCGGCCGTCTGGGCAATGTCTATGTTGGCATCATGACCTATGAAATGGACGGCATTACCTATTACTTTATTGACAACGAGCATTACTTCAGCGGAGAAAAGCCCTATGGCGATATCCACTGGGACATTGAAAAGTTCTGCTATTTCTCCAAGGCTGCGCTGGCGATCTTGCCGGTCATCGACTTCCATCCGGACATCATCCACTGCCACGACTGGCAGACCGGCGTGGTACCGGTGTTCCTGCATACACTGTTCAAGCCCAACCCGTTCTATCAGGGCATTCGCACGATTATGACCATTCACAACCTGAAATTCCAGGGTGTATGGGACATCCAGACCTTGAAACTGTACACCGATCTGCCCGATTATGTTTTCCTGCCCGACCGCATGGAATTTAAAAAGGATGCCAACATGCTCAAGGGCGGCCTGGTCTACGCTGACCGTATCACGACGGTTTCCAATACGTATGCCGAAGAAATCAAAATGCCCTACTATGGCGAAGGCTTGGACGGTCTGCTTCGCGCCAAATCGGACACGCTGTCCGGCATCGTCAACGGCATTGACTATGATATTTACAATCCGGCCAATGACCCCAAGTTGTATCAGACCTATACCACCAAGACCTTCCGTAAGGGCAAAGCGGCCAACAAGGCCCGCTTGCAGGAGGAACTCGGTCTGCCGGTCGATCCCGAAGTGATGATGCTTGCTATGATCACCCGTTTGACCGACCAAAAGGGCCTCGATCTGGTCGAATGGGTGCTCGGCCGTCTGCTCGATTCGCGCATTCAGTTTGTCGTCATCGGCACCGGCGACCCGCGCTATGAAAATCTGCTGCGCCACTATGAATGGTCGCGCAAAGATAAAGTCTCGGCCAACATTTATTTCAACGATGAGCGTGCTCATCGTCTGTATGCGGCTGCGGATGCCATGCTCATGCCGTCCCGCTTTGAGCCGTGCGGCCTGACCCAGCTCATTTCCCTGCGCTATGGTACCGTACCGATCGTGCGCGAGACCGGCGGTCTGCGCGATACGGTGGAAGCGTATAACCAGTTCGCCGGCACCGGCACCGGCTTCTCGTTTGCCAACTACAATGCTGATGAAATGCTGGGCACCATCTTCTATGCCGAGCAGATCTTCTACGATGACCGCAACGCCTGGGATGCTATGGCCGTACGCGGCATGGAAGCTGACTTCTCGTGGAACGAGTCGGCCAAGAAATATGAAGCCCTCTACGATTCTCTCACCTAA
- a CDS encoding YitT family protein — MDCNSAMTQQRVTAIVKDFLWITLSAIFTAMAVNLCFQSTGLAPGGITGLSIIFSLITHIPVSYMSLAISVPLLILATVLLGKGFGVKTLYITLITPVFMELVPVFDLSGACSNLPWFVAPLIAALAGGVLVGSAVGIALNRQCATGGTDVIALLIQYVLRFLKVPTILFCLDGSVVIASGVISGNAWIAGFSLLSLFIIMQTIRKITQKARQNL; from the coding sequence ATGGACTGTAATTCTGCTATGACGCAGCAGCGAGTCACAGCCATTGTGAAAGACTTTTTGTGGATTACGCTGTCTGCAATTTTCACCGCAATGGCGGTCAACCTGTGCTTTCAGTCGACCGGCCTGGCGCCGGGCGGCATCACAGGCTTGTCCATTATTTTTTCACTCATCACGCACATTCCAGTTTCGTATATGTCACTGGCGATTTCGGTGCCGCTTCTGATTTTGGCAACCGTTTTGCTGGGAAAGGGTTTTGGTGTCAAAACCCTTTACATTACCCTGATTACGCCGGTGTTTATGGAACTGGTGCCTGTATTTGACCTTTCCGGGGCATGCAGCAACCTGCCCTGGTTTGTAGCCCCGCTGATTGCCGCGCTGGCTGGCGGTGTGCTGGTCGGGTCTGCGGTCGGCATTGCTTTAAACCGGCAATGCGCGACAGGCGGTACCGATGTCATCGCGTTGCTGATTCAGTATGTCTTGCGGTTTTTAAAGGTGCCAACCATCTTGTTCTGCCTGGACGGCAGCGTGGTCATTGCATCCGGCGTCATCTCCGGAAACGCTTGGATTGCAGGGTTCAGCCTGTTGTCTCTGTTCATCATCATGCAGACCATTCGCAAGATCACACAAAAGGCGCGACAGAATCTATAA
- a CDS encoding iron-containing alcohol dehydrogenase — translation MFQYYQPTKICFGSNRLEDLGRIAARYGKRCFLVTSPDEPLRPLYARVIALLEKEGISVFHFDRVQPNPTVEIVEQGFELLKQHPADFVLAVGGGSSIDTAKSIAFTHGQEAIDWDYLFQNFSSPYEDYAPYSETVLPLLAVPTTSGTGSQVTQAAVISRGKEKLTFYHPSLFSKVCIVDPTLMLTLPVRMTAATGFDAFTHAFESYINSHASPYSQMDSMHAMELVVNNLPKAIQDPSNLTYRTQLALADTLAGRALSNSGAAAPHPLSEIIGGITHLPHGQALAVVFPAFVAQMQSKYAQQFAEVARLFDPAATDLYTVLCDFLKQIGLFCKLRDFDVSEQDFAEMLACPVLDFLPFGTREELEAILKNSY, via the coding sequence ATGTTTCAATACTATCAGCCCACAAAGATCTGCTTTGGCAGCAATCGCCTGGAAGATCTGGGCCGGATCGCTGCCCGGTATGGCAAGCGCTGCTTTCTCGTAACCTCGCCGGACGAGCCGCTCCGTCCCCTTTACGCTCGCGTCATCGCGCTGCTGGAGAAGGAAGGCATCTCGGTCTTCCACTTTGACCGGGTACAGCCCAATCCGACCGTTGAGATCGTCGAACAGGGCTTTGAACTTCTGAAACAGCATCCGGCAGACTTTGTTCTGGCTGTCGGCGGTGGCAGCAGCATCGACACCGCAAAGTCCATTGCCTTCACCCATGGTCAGGAAGCGATCGACTGGGATTATCTGTTCCAGAACTTCTCGTCCCCCTATGAGGACTATGCACCCTATTCGGAGACTGTACTTCCGCTTCTGGCCGTTCCCACCACTTCGGGTACTGGCTCGCAGGTCACACAGGCAGCGGTCATCTCACGCGGCAAGGAAAAGCTGACTTTCTACCATCCGTCGCTGTTCTCCAAGGTATGTATCGTCGATCCGACGCTCATGCTGACGCTGCCCGTACGCATGACCGCCGCAACCGGTTTTGATGCGTTTACCCATGCGTTTGAAAGCTATATCAATTCGCACGCTTCGCCGTACAGCCAGATGGATTCCATGCACGCTATGGAACTGGTGGTCAACAACCTGCCGAAGGCCATTCAGGACCCTTCCAACCTGACCTATCGCACCCAGCTTGCGCTGGCAGACACCTTGGCTGGCCGTGCGCTGTCCAACTCGGGCGCTGCGGCACCGCACCCGCTGTCTGAAATCATTGGCGGTATCACCCACTTGCCGCACGGCCAGGCACTGGCTGTGGTATTCCCGGCGTTTGTGGCTCAGATGCAGAGCAAGTATGCGCAGCAGTTTGCTGAGGTTGCCCGCCTGTTTGATCCGGCTGCAACCGACCTGTACACCGTTCTGTGTGACTTCCTCAAGCAGATCGGCCTGTTCTGCAAGCTGCGTGATTTTGATGTATCCGAACAGGACTTTGCCGAAATGCTGGCCTGCCCGGTTCTGGATTTCCTGCCGTTCGGCACCCGGGAAGAGTTGGAAGCGATTCTGAAAAATTCGTATTAA
- a CDS encoding Sapep family Mn(2+)-dependent dipeptidase yields the protein MTEFQKRWHAYEPEFLDDLKQLVAIDSVRDTDHAADGSPFGPQIARAFDCFLQIAEKCGLQTQNVQGYACDARLGAQDHGYIGVLGHLDVVEAGDPAQWHTPPFTMTADEQGMLYGRGVNDDKGPLLAALYAVRILRDMEIPLQYGIRVIAGGAEETTWECMRTYFSHEPQPLMGFSPDGNFPIVNGEKGIRKYDLLFARADAHPERPVLHHIACATLHNYVCDQICCQVDDAPSLCFTGQRTLSRNPQRGQNALFAFAQHFRNLPLAQPEANACIAFLHDALSPDPYGQACGLYSSDPDMGTTSVCPTGLEEKEDGLHLYVDVRYPRSITPAQLDKRFEQLGTEYGFASTVEDEKRLLYVAPDHPLVRALGQAYTQVTGEPVACFTKGGASYARVLDCGIAFGATFPEEDTHPHMPNECMALSSLSRAAEIYFEALCRLAGQGT from the coding sequence ATGACAGAATTTCAAAAACGATGGCACGCTTACGAACCAGAGTTTCTGGACGACTTAAAACAACTGGTTGCAATCGATTCAGTACGCGACACCGACCACGCCGCGGACGGAAGTCCCTTTGGCCCGCAGATTGCCCGTGCGTTTGATTGTTTCCTGCAAATCGCAGAAAAATGCGGGTTACAGACCCAAAATGTGCAGGGTTATGCCTGCGATGCCCGACTTGGGGCGCAGGACCATGGGTACATCGGGGTCCTGGGGCATCTGGACGTTGTGGAAGCTGGCGACCCTGCCCAATGGCATACCCCACCCTTTACCATGACGGCTGACGAACAAGGGATGCTGTATGGCCGCGGCGTCAACGACGACAAGGGCCCGCTTTTGGCGGCGCTATATGCGGTCCGCATCCTGCGGGACATGGAAATCCCCCTGCAATACGGCATTCGCGTCATTGCTGGCGGCGCTGAGGAAACCACCTGGGAGTGTATGCGGACCTATTTTTCTCATGAACCGCAACCGCTGATGGGCTTTTCGCCGGATGGTAACTTCCCCATCGTCAACGGTGAAAAGGGCATCCGCAAATACGATTTACTATTTGCCCGGGCAGACGCACATCCGGAACGCCCGGTACTGCACCATATCGCCTGTGCTACGCTGCATAATTATGTATGCGACCAAATATGTTGCCAAGTGGATGACGCTCCTTCGCTGTGCTTTACCGGACAGCGTACGCTGTCACGCAACCCCCAGCGCGGACAAAATGCTCTGTTTGCGTTTGCGCAGCATTTCCGCAATCTGCCGCTGGCACAGCCGGAAGCCAATGCCTGCATTGCCTTTTTGCACGACGCCCTGTCGCCCGACCCGTACGGGCAGGCCTGCGGCCTGTATTCGTCCGACCCGGATATGGGAACGACCTCGGTTTGCCCCACCGGTCTGGAAGAAAAAGAAGATGGACTGCACTTATATGTCGATGTCCGATATCCTCGCAGTATCACCCCTGCACAGCTAGATAAACGCTTCGAACAGCTTGGCACGGAATATGGCTTTGCATCTACTGTGGAAGATGAGAAACGACTGCTGTATGTAGCGCCCGACCATCCGCTTGTGCGCGCCCTAGGGCAGGCTTATACGCAAGTGACTGGCGAACCAGTTGCTTGCTTTACCAAAGGCGGTGCATCCTATGCCCGCGTTTTGGATTGCGGCATCGCTTTTGGCGCAACCTTCCCCGAAGAGGACACCCATCCGCATATGCCGAATGAATGTATGGCACTGTCGTCCCTGTCGCGCGCTGCCGAAATTTATTTCGAAGCGCTGTGCCGTTTGGCCGGGCAAGGAACTTGA
- a CDS encoding PTS transporter subunit EIIC, which produces MKKIQAKIQTFAGAMMVPIVLLVLVGFYVGIGSAFTNYILPEGTFLYKLFTMISNLGFLFMNNLQLWFAVAIAFTLAKKEKGWAAFAGLIMFFCYTKGIEGWASLSGWTPETTSVDALMAAGYSQLDALNFNALWSESLGIFSYNMGIFSGIICGLLAAWVHNRLVDTQFPNMFAFFAGAKFVIIVVSLVSIPAAIATYYIWPYIASALQSLTSFISASGLFGTWLFGTMDKALLPFGIHHLIAFPIEYSQVGGTMTIDGVVYEGVRNIINGQAASADATGYLIRNFTSGRILFQLAGLPGATLAMYHCAKPENRKKVAALLVPAVFTLMIVGVSEPIEYTFLFVAPLLYWLVYAPLCGLCYVVAELAKISINGHALFFMIPNLFQPQKVHAMALLWLLPLTFVVYYFAFKFVICKFNLKTPGRGDSEIKLMSKKEYQAAKNGPQGADAVSASNSDKLEVRIIEALGGKDNILNVTCCATRLRVTLKDESLAVPDDVWKGELEALGVVHAQESLQIIYGVRVQNITTSVKDILGMD; this is translated from the coding sequence ATGAAAAAAATTCAGGCAAAAATCCAAACTTTTGCAGGAGCCATGATGGTTCCGATCGTACTGTTGGTACTGGTTGGTTTTTATGTCGGTATCGGTAGTGCGTTTACTAACTACATCTTGCCCGAGGGAACATTCCTCTACAAACTGTTCACCATGATCTCCAACCTGGGCTTCTTGTTCATGAACAACTTGCAGCTCTGGTTTGCGGTGGCAATTGCGTTCACTCTGGCGAAAAAGGAAAAGGGCTGGGCTGCTTTTGCTGGCCTGATCATGTTCTTCTGCTACACGAAGGGCATTGAAGGCTGGGCTTCTCTGTCTGGCTGGACGCCGGAAACCACTTCGGTCGATGCGCTGATGGCAGCTGGCTATTCGCAGCTGGATGCACTCAACTTCAACGCACTGTGGTCGGAGTCGCTCGGTATCTTCTCCTACAACATGGGTATCTTCTCCGGTATCATCTGCGGTCTGCTTGCCGCCTGGGTACACAACCGCCTGGTCGACACGCAGTTCCCCAACATGTTCGCATTCTTTGCTGGTGCAAAGTTTGTTATCATCGTTGTATCCCTGGTGTCCATCCCGGCAGCAATTGCTACGTACTACATCTGGCCGTACATTGCATCGGCATTGCAGAGCCTGACCTCTTTCATCAGCGCAAGCGGTCTGTTCGGCACCTGGCTGTTCGGTACCATGGATAAGGCACTGCTTCCGTTCGGTATCCACCACCTGATCGCCTTCCCGATCGAATATTCCCAGGTCGGCGGTACAATGACCATCGACGGCGTTGTATACGAAGGCGTACGTAACATCATCAACGGTCAGGCAGCAAGCGCAGACGCAACTGGCTACCTGATCCGTAACTTCACCAGTGGTCGTATCCTGTTCCAGCTGGCTGGTCTCCCCGGCGCAACACTGGCAATGTACCACTGTGCAAAACCCGAAAACCGCAAGAAGGTAGCAGCACTTCTGGTTCCCGCCGTATTTACTCTGATGATTGTCGGTGTATCCGAGCCGATCGAGTATACGTTCCTGTTTGTTGCTCCCCTGCTGTACTGGCTGGTATATGCCCCGCTTTGCGGCCTGTGCTATGTTGTAGCCGAGCTTGCAAAGATCTCGATCAACGGACATGCGTTGTTCTTCATGATCCCCAACCTGTTCCAGCCCCAGAAGGTACATGCTATGGCACTGCTCTGGCTGCTGCCGCTGACCTTTGTTGTATACTACTTTGCTTTCAAGTTCGTCATCTGCAAGTTCAACCTCAAGACACCGGGACGTGGCGACAGCGAAATCAAGCTGATGAGCAAGAAGGAATACCAAGCAGCGAAAAACGGCCCGCAGGGCGCTGATGCGGTGTCGGCTTCCAATTCTGACAAGCTTGAAGTACGCATCATCGAAGCACTGGGCGGCAAGGATAACATTCTAAATGTGACCTGCTGCGCGACCCGTCTCCGCGTAACGCTCAAGGACGAATCGCTCGCTGTGCCGGACGATGTTTGGAAGGGTGAATTGGAAGCACTCGGTGTCGTACACGCACAAGAATCGTTGCAGATCATCTACGGTGTGCGCGTACAGAACATCACCACTTCGGTCAAGGATATCCTTGGCATGGACTAA
- a CDS encoding BglG family transcription antiterminator, with product MQKQRALEIIRILLQSSGFVTIQQIATMLQVSNKTIRNDLQTVSEWLAENQMTLCKKTGSGICIEGDAEQKLRLLEQILGNSRRQKDYTPQARKIYIGLRIINCVERCRIYELSSELYVSRATIHKDLIALQPLLEQYHITLIRKSNHGVRLEGKEHNLRALMFALMTADKGYQMLAELVRTRTPQRPDYFLFSALDYTEQDFYGILQALLQAKHVYWHELPFTTMLECFLQICILCLRVMDDKKVVLSEDFVEELEQKPLYPEACELCDLLEEHLHISLPEDERRYLQIHLLALQNQQADQEQQDVIQMTQDLLELWGKMFRRPFQQDAELREALQAHLGPAITRCRHGIRIENPLMYEIHSYYQNTFQVVQRSLRQLEPKYGCHFSDDEAGYLCIHLAAALDRMKKPLRTILVCHQGPAASNLIVRKLAKHVPEIEVVSRRTFISIEQTDLTDIDLILSTLPLPFDCDIPVLTLHALPHDHDMQRVKSIIETYYKEKNDPLRQGDMSFLEER from the coding sequence ATGCAGAAGCAAAGAGCTCTGGAGATTATACGCATTCTGCTGCAATCCAGTGGATTTGTGACAATTCAGCAAATTGCCACGATGTTGCAAGTGTCCAACAAGACGATTCGAAACGACTTGCAGACTGTGAGTGAATGGTTGGCCGAAAATCAGATGACGTTATGCAAAAAAACCGGCAGCGGGATTTGCATCGAAGGGGATGCAGAGCAGAAGCTGCGTTTGTTAGAGCAAATTTTGGGAAACAGCCGGCGGCAGAAAGATTATACCCCGCAGGCACGGAAAATTTACATTGGGCTGCGCATCATCAACTGTGTCGAGCGCTGCCGCATTTATGAACTATCCTCGGAATTGTATGTCAGCCGCGCGACAATCCATAAGGATTTGATCGCGTTGCAGCCCTTATTGGAGCAATATCATATTACCTTGATTCGTAAGAGCAACCATGGCGTTCGTTTGGAGGGCAAGGAGCACAATCTGCGAGCGCTGATGTTTGCGCTTATGACCGCGGACAAAGGGTATCAGATGCTGGCCGAATTGGTGCGCACACGCACGCCCCAACGCCCGGATTATTTTTTGTTCTCAGCGCTCGACTATACCGAGCAGGATTTTTATGGGATTTTACAGGCGCTCTTGCAGGCGAAGCACGTATACTGGCATGAACTTCCGTTTACCACCATGCTGGAATGCTTCCTGCAAATCTGTATTCTATGCCTGCGTGTCATGGATGATAAAAAGGTCGTGTTATCCGAAGATTTTGTCGAGGAACTCGAGCAGAAGCCCCTTTATCCAGAAGCGTGTGAACTATGCGATTTGCTGGAAGAGCATCTGCACATTTCGCTGCCGGAGGATGAGCGGCGATACCTGCAAATCCATCTGCTGGCTCTACAAAACCAGCAGGCAGATCAGGAGCAGCAGGATGTCATCCAAATGACACAAGACCTGTTGGAACTGTGGGGTAAAATGTTCCGGCGTCCTTTTCAGCAGGATGCGGAACTGCGGGAAGCGCTACAAGCTCATTTGGGCCCAGCCATCACACGCTGCCGGCATGGCATCCGGATTGAAAACCCCCTGATGTACGAAATCCATTCGTATTATCAAAATACCTTCCAGGTCGTACAGCGCAGCTTGCGCCAGCTCGAACCCAAGTATGGATGCCACTTCAGTGACGATGAAGCAGGCTATCTGTGCATTCATCTGGCCGCAGCGCTGGACCGCATGAAAAAACCGTTGCGTACCATTTTGGTCTGCCACCAGGGACCGGCGGCAAGCAATTTGATTGTGCGCAAACTGGCGAAACATGTACCGGAAATCGAAGTGGTGTCCAGGCGGACCTTCATTTCAATCGAGCAAACCGATTTGACCGATATTGATTTGATCTTATCGACCCTGCCTTTGCCGTTCGACTGTGACATCCCGGTTTTGACGCTGCATGCCCTGCCGCATGACCATGATATGCAGCGGGTCAAGTCCATCATCGAGACCTATTATAAAGAAAAGAACGATCCGCTCCGACAGGGGGACATGTCTTTCCTAGAGGAACGTTGA
- a CDS encoding ribulose-phosphate 3-epimerase, with protein MKHIKIAAGLAHVNYGNIAGVVKEISDAGVDYIHSDAADMHDLQNMKLMGGHQIIAGIRPVTQLPIECHIYTVSMDRMFIEQIAEAGANMLVLPAEHFIGAQLAYIINWCREMGLKFGLTLGCYTPLCFVEESIYDIDRLHIVTHGVDETDGKDNWGWRRSVTDLVQRARKMIDEKNPKCELAIDGGLRADNMDPLIACNPDVIVLSSALFKDPEGAAGGYRKCRAAIDAAAEKYGL; from the coding sequence ATGAAACATATTAAGATTGCGGCTGGTCTGGCGCATGTTAATTACGGCAACATTGCCGGTGTCGTCAAGGAAATCAGCGATGCAGGTGTGGATTACATCCACTCGGATGCAGCGGATATGCACGACCTGCAGAATATGAAGCTGATGGGCGGCCATCAGATCATTGCAGGCATTCGTCCGGTAACCCAGCTTCCCATCGAGTGCCACATTTACACGGTAAGCATGGACCGCATGTTCATCGAGCAGATCGCAGAAGCAGGTGCCAATATGCTGGTTCTGCCGGCGGAGCATTTCATCGGCGCACAGCTGGCTTACATCATCAACTGGTGCCGTGAGATGGGCCTGAAGTTTGGCCTGACGCTCGGCTGCTACACTCCTCTGTGCTTTGTCGAAGAGTCCATCTATGATATCGACCGTCTGCACATCGTAACCCATGGCGTGGATGAGACCGACGGTAAGGACAACTGGGGCTGGCGCAGAAGCGTAACCGATCTGGTACAGCGCGCTCGCAAGATGATCGATGAAAAGAATCCGAAGTGCGAACTGGCGATCGATGGCGGTCTGCGTGCAGACAACATGGATCCGCTGATTGCTTGCAATCCGGACGTTATCGTTCTGTCTTCTGCCCTGTTTAAGGATCCGGAAGGTGCTGCAGGCGGTTACCGTAAGTGCCGTGCAGCGATCGATGCAGCAGCAGAAAAGTATGGACTGTAA
- a CDS encoding response regulator transcription factor, translating into MLRVLIVEDEKPISELIRISLAGAGYQCVCVYDGLAAADRIEQEQFDLVLLDVMLPGADGFEVMEYIRPRDIPVIFLTARGTVSDRVKGLKLGADDYLVKPFEIAELLARVETVLRRYHKLDRIIEIGGLTIDISSWSVCRDGVPIALTKKEFELLLLFARNPDIALYRETIYERVWQSDYMGDSRTVDLHVQRLRKKVGWEDKIKAVYKIGYRLEV; encoded by the coding sequence ATGTTACGCGTTCTGATTGTAGAAGATGAAAAGCCGATCTCCGAGCTGATCCGCATCAGCCTGGCCGGGGCCGGTTATCAGTGCGTATGCGTATACGACGGCTTGGCGGCTGCCGACCGCATTGAGCAGGAGCAGTTTGATCTGGTGCTGCTCGATGTGATGCTCCCTGGGGCAGATGGCTTTGAAGTGATGGAGTATATTCGTCCGCGGGATATTCCGGTCATTTTCCTGACCGCCCGTGGCACGGTATCCGATCGGGTCAAAGGCTTGAAACTGGGCGCGGACGACTACCTGGTCAAGCCCTTTGAGATCGCAGAACTGCTGGCGCGCGTTGAAACCGTGCTGCGCCGGTATCACAAACTGGACCGCATCATCGAAATCGGCGGCCTGACCATCGACATTTCCAGCTGGTCGGTATGCCGAGATGGCGTGCCCATTGCACTGACCAAGAAAGAATTTGAACTGCTGCTTTTGTTTGCGCGCAATCCGGACATTGCCCTGTACCGCGAAACGATTTACGAGCGGGTATGGCAGAGCGATTACATGGGCGACAGCCGCACGGTCGATCTGCATGTGCAGCGGCTGCGCAAGAAAGTAGGCTGGGAAGACAAAATCAAGGCTGTATATAAGATCGGTTATCGCCTGGAGGTGTAA